The following are encoded in a window of Methylicorpusculum oleiharenae genomic DNA:
- a CDS encoding CmpA/NrtA family ABC transporter substrate-binding protein: MKQFKNHLSKRWLTVLTASLSLSVLTFSPVTQAVEGIEKEDLKFGFIKLTDMAPLAIAYEKGFFEEEGLFVQIEAQANWKVLLDRVINGELDGAHMLAGQPLGATIGFGTKAEVVTAFSMDLNGNAVTVSNEIWQQMKPHVPMTDGKPVHPIKADALKPVIDKYKAEGKAFNMGMVFPVSTHNYELRYWLAAGGIKPGFYAPPQDTNGQINADALLSVTPPPQMPSTLEAGTISGYCVGEPWNQQAVFKGIGVPVVTDYEIWKNNPEKVFGVSKTWADKYPNTHLAVVKALIRAAMWLDAENNKNRPEAVKILSDSKYVGADYSVIANSMTGTFEYEKGDKRSLPDFNVFFRYNATYPYYSDAIWYLTQMRRWGQINEYKSDDWYMEIAKQVYRPDIYMAAAKELIAEGKAKPGDFPSGSETGFKPPQTEFIDGIVYDGTKPNEYLTKFPIGLKAKQKVVDGKIVE; this comes from the coding sequence ATGAAACAGTTCAAAAATCACCTTTCCAAGCGATGGCTTACAGTTCTGACCGCTTCACTGTCTCTTTCGGTATTGACGTTTTCACCGGTAACCCAGGCTGTTGAAGGTATAGAAAAAGAAGACCTCAAATTCGGGTTTATCAAACTGACCGATATGGCACCGTTGGCGATTGCCTATGAAAAGGGCTTTTTTGAAGAAGAAGGGCTTTTTGTTCAGATCGAGGCACAGGCCAACTGGAAAGTGCTTTTAGACCGGGTTATCAACGGCGAATTGGACGGGGCCCATATGCTGGCCGGCCAGCCTTTGGGAGCCACCATCGGTTTTGGTACGAAAGCTGAAGTCGTTACGGCTTTCAGTATGGATCTAAATGGCAACGCAGTGACTGTCTCAAACGAGATCTGGCAGCAAATGAAACCCCATGTTCCCATGACGGATGGCAAACCTGTTCACCCGATTAAAGCCGACGCATTAAAACCCGTTATCGACAAATACAAAGCTGAAGGCAAGGCTTTTAATATGGGTATGGTCTTTCCGGTATCGACGCATAACTATGAATTAAGGTATTGGTTGGCCGCAGGGGGCATTAAGCCGGGCTTCTATGCGCCACCTCAAGATACCAACGGTCAAATTAATGCGGATGCTTTGTTGTCGGTTACGCCGCCACCGCAAATGCCCTCGACGCTGGAAGCCGGAACCATTTCCGGTTATTGCGTCGGCGAACCCTGGAATCAGCAAGCCGTATTTAAAGGTATAGGTGTACCGGTTGTCACTGATTATGAAATCTGGAAAAACAATCCGGAAAAAGTATTCGGTGTCAGCAAAACCTGGGCCGATAAATACCCGAACACTCATTTGGCGGTGGTCAAAGCTTTGATCAGGGCAGCGATGTGGCTTGATGCGGAGAACAATAAAAACCGTCCGGAAGCCGTTAAGATTCTATCAGACAGCAAGTATGTCGGTGCCGATTACAGCGTTATCGCTAACAGTATGACCGGAACTTTCGAATATGAAAAAGGCGACAAACGCTCCTTGCCCGATTTCAATGTGTTTTTTCGCTATAACGCAACTTATCCCTATTACAGCGATGCAATTTGGTATCTCACTCAAATGCGCCGCTGGGGTCAAATCAACGAATATAAGTCCGACGATTGGTATATGGAAATTGCCAAACAGGTTTATCGCCCTGATATTTACATGGCTGCGGCTAAAGAATTAATCGCCGAAGGAAAGGCCAAGCCCGGCGATTTTCCTTCCGGTAGTGAAACCGGTTTCAAGCCGCCACAAACAGAATTTATCGACGGTATTGTTTATGACGGGACCAAACCTAATGAATACCTGACGAAATTCCCGATCGGGTTGAAAGCCAAACAAAAAGTGGTCGATGGAAAAATTGTTGAGTAA
- a CDS encoding ABC transporter permease, whose amino-acid sequence MSNKLIKFFTITGLTWFVPFVKLCSGENPAHQFRQILQMIGVPLLAFIVFLGLWSVTAARIHTSLGAIPGPSAVWHEAGTLLQDHYTEREKATRFYERQRLSNEQKRASNPDADTRVRSYTGKPTYFDQIFTSLYTVFVGFSIATIVAVPVGILCGMNPVVRTGLNPLIQIFKPVSPLAWLPIVTLVVSALYVSNDDSWFEKAFLTSAITVTLCSLWPTLINTTVGVSSIDSDLVNVGKVLKLNWGTQIRKIILPSALPYIFTGMRLSLGVGWMVLIAAEMLAQNPGLGKFVWDEFQNGSSNSLGRIMVAVFTIGIIGFILDRVMQSLQNAFSFGRQI is encoded by the coding sequence ATGAGCAATAAGTTAATCAAGTTTTTTACGATAACCGGACTGACCTGGTTTGTCCCTTTTGTAAAATTATGCTCCGGAGAAAATCCTGCCCATCAATTCAGGCAGATTTTGCAGATGATAGGGGTACCATTGCTTGCTTTCATCGTTTTTTTGGGGCTTTGGAGCGTAACGGCAGCCCGGATTCATACCAGCTTGGGCGCCATTCCGGGGCCGAGTGCGGTTTGGCATGAAGCGGGAACACTGTTGCAGGACCATTACACCGAACGTGAGAAAGCAACCCGCTTCTATGAACGCCAACGTTTAAGCAATGAGCAAAAACGGGCCAGTAATCCTGACGCCGACACCCGAGTGCGCAGCTATACGGGAAAACCGACTTACTTCGATCAGATTTTTACCAGTCTTTATACCGTCTTTGTCGGTTTTTCAATTGCCACTATTGTTGCTGTTCCGGTTGGTATTCTATGCGGCATGAATCCAGTCGTCAGAACCGGATTGAACCCGTTGATACAAATTTTTAAGCCGGTTTCTCCATTGGCCTGGTTGCCGATTGTGACGCTCGTAGTCAGTGCTCTTTATGTCAGTAATGACGACTCCTGGTTCGAAAAGGCATTTTTGACATCGGCGATTACTGTGACTTTATGTTCACTCTGGCCGACGCTGATCAATACGACCGTGGGTGTCTCATCGATTGACAGTGATCTGGTCAATGTCGGAAAAGTGTTAAAGCTAAACTGGGGTACGCAAATCAGAAAAATCATTCTGCCTTCCGCGCTGCCCTACATCTTTACCGGTATGCGCTTATCGCTGGGTGTGGGCTGGATGGTGTTAATTGCTGCGGAAATGCTGGCTCAAAATCCGGGACTGGGCAAATTTGTCTGGGACGAGTTTCAAAACGGCAGCTCCAATTCTTTGGGCCGCATCATGGTTGCGGTATTTACGATCGGCATAATCGGCTTCATTCTGGATCGCGTCATGCAATCATTGCAAAATGCATTTTCCTTCGGCCGCCAAATTTAA
- a CDS encoding ABC transporter ATP-binding protein, whose translation MSAVLRSVDVEGRLPVVNPVISQHIQPAIQLKQIAKSYGEGHNKTSVLKDINLSIEDGEFIAIVGFSGSGKTTLISMIAGLIHPDQGQILKSGLPVNSPGPDRGVVFQNYSLMPWLTVFDNVALAVDQVYKHWPAAQRKAQTEKYIRMVNLGAAMDKKPAELSGGMRQRVNVARALAANPEILLLDEPLSALDALTRGKLQDEILKIWEQEKKTVILITNDVDEAIYMADRVIPLNPGPGATFGPEFRVGLERPRDRTELNHNPEFKKLRAEITRYLMQIGIAQTQDTGQDKVVLPDVRPNTSNDWKLDHSALKPKLDDKEKPRYLEFSKLSKVYPTPNGNSSVKVVDGFDLMMKKGEFISIIGHSGCGKSTVLSMTAGLTGISEGGIVLDNKEIDGAGPDRGVVFQAPSLFPWLTAFENVSLGVDKVYPHASQSERDDIVEYYLTRVGLAGALHKKAAEMSNGMRQRVGIARAFALSPKLLLLDEPFGMLDSLTRWELQEVLMEVWERTHVTAIVVTHDVDEAILLADRVVMMTNGPHAKIGKIETIDLPRPRTRKALLDHPDYYQYRESLLTFLADCEYTH comes from the coding sequence ATGTCAGCAGTTTTACGCAGTGTCGATGTTGAGGGCCGGTTGCCAGTGGTTAATCCGGTGATCAGTCAACACATTCAACCGGCGATTCAATTAAAACAAATTGCCAAATCTTATGGTGAAGGACATAACAAAACCTCGGTATTAAAAGATATCAATCTCAGTATCGAGGATGGCGAGTTTATCGCTATCGTCGGCTTTTCCGGCAGCGGTAAGACGACCTTGATTTCGATGATCGCAGGATTGATTCATCCCGATCAAGGGCAAATCCTGAAGTCCGGGTTACCGGTCAACTCACCGGGGCCGGATCGCGGCGTGGTGTTTCAGAATTATTCGCTGATGCCTTGGCTGACGGTGTTCGACAATGTCGCTTTGGCGGTTGATCAGGTTTATAAGCATTGGCCTGCCGCGCAACGCAAAGCGCAGACCGAAAAGTATATTCGAATGGTTAATCTGGGTGCGGCGATGGACAAAAAGCCGGCCGAATTGTCCGGTGGGATGCGTCAACGGGTTAATGTCGCACGGGCTTTGGCGGCCAATCCTGAAATTTTGTTGCTGGATGAGCCACTGAGTGCATTAGATGCGTTGACGAGAGGCAAGCTTCAGGACGAAATTCTGAAGATTTGGGAACAGGAGAAAAAAACCGTCATTTTAATTACCAACGATGTCGATGAAGCGATTTATATGGCTGACCGGGTAATCCCATTGAATCCAGGTCCCGGGGCTACCTTCGGACCCGAGTTCCGGGTCGGACTTGAGCGTCCCAGGGACAGAACCGAGCTGAATCATAACCCTGAATTTAAAAAATTGCGGGCTGAAATCACCCGCTATCTGATGCAGATCGGCATCGCCCAAACACAAGACACCGGGCAGGATAAAGTCGTTCTTCCCGATGTCAGGCCCAATACCAGCAATGATTGGAAGCTCGATCATTCGGCGCTAAAACCCAAGCTGGACGATAAAGAAAAACCGCGCTATCTGGAGTTTTCCAAATTGTCCAAAGTCTACCCGACTCCGAATGGTAACAGTTCGGTCAAGGTGGTTGACGGCTTCGATCTGATGATGAAAAAAGGCGAATTCATTTCAATCATCGGGCATTCCGGATGCGGAAAATCCACCGTGTTGTCGATGACGGCCGGACTTACCGGTATTTCTGAAGGCGGTATTGTTCTGGACAATAAGGAAATTGACGGAGCAGGACCCGATCGCGGAGTGGTATTCCAGGCACCCAGTTTGTTTCCCTGGTTGACCGCGTTTGAAAACGTCAGTCTGGGTGTCGATAAAGTCTATCCGCATGCGTCACAAAGCGAGCGCGACGACATTGTTGAATATTACCTGACCCGCGTGGGTTTAGCGGGGGCTCTGCATAAAAAAGCAGCCGAAATGTCCAACGGCATGCGCCAGCGAGTCGGAATTGCCAGAGCCTTTGCGCTTTCCCCCAAATTATTGTTACTGGATGAACCGTTCGGCATGCTGGACTCGTTGACCCGATGGGAGTTGCAAGAAGTGTTGATGGAAGTGTGGGAAAGAACCCATGTGACCGCGATTGTCGTGACTCATGATGTGGATGAGGCCATTCTTTTAGCCGATCGAGTTGTGATGATGACTAACGGTCCCCATGCCAAAATCGGCAAGATTGAAACCATCGATTTACCCAGGCCGCGAACCAGAAAAGCGTTACTCGACCATCCGGATTACTACCAATATCGGGAGAGTTTGCTGACTTTTCTGGCTGACTGCGAGTACACGCATTGA
- a CDS encoding alginate export family protein — translation MFSTNTMNRQARFSRTAVYAATLLALTTASAHATGIDEAIENALKLGQKDGKYGQVTFDLNYRYEYADTESTAPEPAHANTFRLRLGYLTPDFFGFQGFAEYENLYAAQNDYNGVTSGDRDYHIVADPADKHELNQLWISFKGIPDTLIKGGRQRIKIDDDRFIGNVGWRQMEMTYDAVMLTNTSIADLTIKAGYIDGVQTITSLYDKTELPFVNVNYSLGNLGNAIAYGYWLKYEEDTALFGRSSQTYGIRTLGSPKVNDMLTLHYIAEYSYQTDYENNPTSYAADRYNLMGGLTMFGLTAKAAMEQLDGSGSITTPAGRGAFQTPLGTNHAFQGWADRFLVTPGTGIRDVNFTLASTVMTANLMFVYHKLSDDTGNVDFGDEYDFQITKAFGKHYSLLAKYAYYVADDNAPLFAQNDTQKIWLQGNIAF, via the coding sequence ATGTTTTCAACAAATACAATGAACAGGCAGGCCCGCTTCAGCAGAACTGCCGTTTACGCAGCGACGCTGCTGGCACTTACTACGGCCAGCGCGCATGCAACGGGCATCGACGAAGCTATCGAAAACGCGTTGAAATTGGGTCAAAAAGACGGCAAGTACGGTCAGGTGACTTTCGACCTGAATTACCGCTATGAATATGCCGATACCGAAAGCACTGCGCCCGAACCGGCACATGCCAATACCTTCCGTTTGCGTTTGGGTTACTTAACCCCTGATTTCTTTGGGTTTCAGGGTTTTGCCGAATACGAAAATCTTTATGCAGCGCAAAACGATTATAACGGTGTGACCTCAGGAGACAGGGACTACCATATTGTTGCCGATCCGGCCGATAAACACGAGCTTAACCAACTCTGGATCAGCTTTAAAGGCATACCGGATACCTTGATTAAAGGCGGTAGGCAGCGTATCAAAATCGATGATGACCGCTTTATCGGCAACGTCGGCTGGCGACAGATGGAAATGACTTACGATGCTGTCATGTTGACCAATACGTCCATTGCCGATTTGACGATTAAAGCCGGTTACATTGACGGGGTTCAAACGATCACGTCGCTTTATGACAAGACCGAACTGCCTTTTGTCAACGTGAATTACAGCTTGGGTAATTTGGGTAATGCCATCGCCTACGGGTATTGGTTGAAGTATGAAGAGGATACCGCGTTATTCGGACGTTCAAGTCAAACCTACGGCATCCGGACGCTAGGTTCTCCCAAGGTTAACGACATGTTAACGCTGCATTATATTGCCGAATACAGCTATCAGACCGATTACGAGAATAATCCCACCAGCTATGCAGCCGATCGTTATAACCTGATGGGCGGCTTGACGATGTTTGGCTTAACTGCAAAAGCGGCCATGGAGCAGCTCGATGGTTCCGGCAGTATCACGACCCCGGCAGGAAGAGGGGCCTTTCAAACGCCGCTAGGAACCAACCATGCCTTTCAAGGCTGGGCAGACCGGTTTTTGGTCACGCCGGGCACCGGTATTCGCGATGTCAACTTTACGCTGGCCAGCACCGTTATGACGGCCAATTTGATGTTCGTCTATCACAAATTAAGCGATGACACCGGTAACGTTGATTTCGGCGATGAATACGATTTTCAGATCACCAAGGCGTTCGGTAAACATTATTCCTTATTGGCCAAATACGCTTACTACGTTGCGGATGACAATGCCCCGCTATTTGCGCAGAACGACACTCAAAAAATCTGGCTGCAAGGCAATATTGCATTTTAA